GCGAGCGACGTAGGCCACGCCCAGAGTGCTGATGGAGAGCAGCGTCGCTGTGGAGCCACCGCCCGGGAAGAAGATCTTGGGAAACACCAGTGCGGCGGCGGAGCCGTAGATGAAGAAGTCGTAGTACTCGAGTGTGCTGCCGAGAAAACCCGACACTGCGGCTCGCCGAGCGTTGGAGTTCGGCTTTTCGTCGGTCCCGGTGGTGGAAGCTGCGGGGGTAGGCGGAGGCGCCATGGGTAGTCCTTTCGTCCCGATTGGCCGACGGTGGTGGCACGTTTTGTGATGCGCCACGCATCGGTGACGTCCCTCACCTTTCGGCGGCGCAGACGACGATGCCATGAAGGACTATGGCGCGTCCAACACTAAATGAGTCTCAGATAATGACGAATTACGTCTCAATCTCGGGGGTGGGGAGGATTTCCTCCGAAGTAGCGAGTGCAACAGCGAGGGCGTCGGTCATGCGGCGGGGTGACCAGGCGATTCCGTGGTTCATGTAGGTCGGCTCGCCGGTGAGCGGAACGAAGACACTGCCGGGAGGGGTGATGCCGGCCATTCCCGATGGCATCAAGGCGACGCCGACACCCGCGGCGACGAGCATCAGGATCATGTAGGGGTCGGTGATTTCCTGAACCACGCGCGGGCGGAAGTTGGCATTCATGCAGGCCCGCATCGCAGTCTCCTGCAGGGCGGAGCCGGCAGCCATGGGTGTGGTGACAAATCCGTCGTCGGCCAATTCGCGCAGGTCGATCTCGGTCTCGGCAGCCAGTCGGTGATCGATCGGCAGTACGACGCCAAAGGCTTCACGACGGATCAGGCGAGTGGACAACGGCGCCGCGGCCACCGGCAGGCCGACAAACGCCAGATCCAGTGCGCCGCTCTCGAGTTGTGTCACTGCGTCGCGGGTCATGATGCGGCCGAGGAGCGTCAATTCGACCTCGGGGTATCGCTGGCGCAAGGCTCGCGTCAATGGTGGTAACGCCTGGTGGTTGAGCACGCCCGTGAAACCGATTGCCACCCGGCCGTACACGCCGCCGGTTGATGCGCGGGTGGCTTGACGGGCGGTTTCCATGTTTTCGAGAACCCGATAGGCGTGTGGCAGGAAAGCATGCCCACCGGAGGTGAGCGCAACGGTGCGGGTGCTGCGCTCGAACAGTTGCACGCCGATGTTCTTTTCGAGTTTGCGAATCATCTGGCTCAGAGGCGACTGAGCCATTTGCAGCCGTGACGCGGCCCGGCCGAAATGTAACTCCTCCGCGACCGCGACAAACGCGTGCAACCAGCGAATTTCCATCGATG
The nucleotide sequence above comes from Rhodococcus sp. KBS0724. Encoded proteins:
- a CDS encoding LysR family transcriptional regulator; the protein is MEIRWLHAFVAVAEELHFGRAASRLQMAQSPLSQMIRKLEKNIGVQLFERSTRTVALTSGGHAFLPHAYRVLENMETARQATRASTGGVYGRVAIGFTGVLNHQALPPLTRALRQRYPEVELTLLGRIMTRDAVTQLESGALDLAFVGLPVAAAPLSTRLIRREAFGVVLPIDHRLAAETEIDLRELADDGFVTTPMAAGSALQETAMRACMNANFRPRVVQEITDPYMILMLVAAGVGVALMPSGMAGITPPGSVFVPLTGEPTYMNHGIAWSPRRMTDALAVALATSEEILPTPEIET